A genomic window from Thunnus maccoyii chromosome 2, fThuMac1.1, whole genome shotgun sequence includes:
- the LOC121883426 gene encoding E3 ubiquitin-protein ligase TRIM21-like, which translates to MKTKEDLLNTLEDLKDEEFKKFKWFLEQRDILEDHQAIKASRLEKAERRDTVDLMVQTYQLPGAAKVTKKLLKKINRNDLLQSLSDSKLGKTEAEIQQMIQKRRLKIQQIKHSVDLSKEDADREIAEGVQVFIALKESVERSLNELIETIEEKQTTTEKQAEDFIKELEQEISELMKRSSEVKQFSHSEDHLHLLQNFPSLKAAPPTKDWTKVSVRPSYEGTVTQLEKLSKEMKKLLAQAELKRVQQYAVDVTLDPDTANPWLILSDDGKQVNYGDVWKNLPDNPERFRCYADVLGKQSFSSGRFYFEVQVKGKTDWDLGVARESINRKGKITLRPQDGYWTIVLKNGNEYKAGNDPPVCLSLKSQLQKVGVFVDYEEGLVSFYDVDAAAHIYSFTGCSFTEKLYPFFSPCSNDGGKNSAPLIICHVNQTA; encoded by the exons ATGAAGACGAAGGAGGACCTGTTGAACACTCTGGAGGATTTGAAAGATGAGGAATTCAAGAAATTCAAATGGTTTTTGGAGCAGCGTGATATCCTGGAAGACCATCAAGCCATCAAAGCATCCCGGctggagaaggcagagagaCGGGACACTGTGGATCTGATGGTGCAGACCTACCAACTTCCTGGAGCTGCGAAGGTGACCAAGAAGCTTTTAAAGAAGATCAACAGGAATGATCTGCTGCAGAGTTtatcagacagca agctggggaagacagaggctgaaattcagcagatgatccagaagagaCGACTGAAGATTCAACAGATCAAACACTCAGTCGACCTCAGTAAggaagatgcagacagagagatagcAGAAGGTGTTCAGGTCTTCATCGCTCTGAAGGAGTCTGTTGAGAGAAGCCTAAATGAGCTCATTGAGACGATTGAAGAGAAGCAAACaacgacagagaaacaggctgaagacttcatcaaagagctggaacaggaaatctctgagctgatgaAGAGAAGCTCTGAGGTGAAGCAGTTCTCACACTCTgaagaccacctccacctcctccaaaactTCCCGTCCCTGAAAGCTGCTCCACCCACCAAAGACTGGACAAAGGTCAGCGTTCGTCCATCATATGAGGGGACTGTGACTCAGCTGGAGAAgctcagtaaagagatgaagaagctgcTCGCTCAGGCTGAACTGAAGAGGGTCCAGCAGTAtgcagtggatgtgactctTGATCCTGATACAGCAAATCCCTGgctcatcctgtctgatgatgggAAACAAGTAAATTACGGTGACGTGTGGAAGAATCTACCAGACAACCCAGAGAGATTTAGGTGTTATGCTGATGTTTTAGGAAAGCAGAGTTTCTCTTCAGGCAGATTTTACTTTGAGGTTCAGGTTAAAGGGAAGACTGACTGGGATTTAGGAGTGGCCAGAGAGTCCATCAACAGGAAGGGAAAAATCACACTGAGACCTCAGGATGGTTACTGGACTATAGTgttgaaaaatggaaatgagtaCAAAGCTGGTAATGACCctccagtctgtctctctctgaagtctcagcttcagaaggtgggggtgtttgtggattatgaggagggtctggtctccttttatgacgtagatgctgcagctcatatctactcctttactggctgctccttcactgagaaactctacCCATTCTTCAGTCCCTGTTCTAATGATGGTGGTAAAAACTCCGCCCCTCTGATCATCTgtcatgtcaatcaaactgccTGA